In one Gadus morhua chromosome 7, gadMor3.0, whole genome shotgun sequence genomic region, the following are encoded:
- the LOC115546735 gene encoding disintegrin and metalloproteinase domain-containing protein 15-like: MDAAIQYFLGRDKERSAEAAATPPPPASSSTSSGPSTTTSQAAASTVLPPRKPTAPNFSALVRGRPMGPRELQAQIRRLMSPPARPAAPAVSSVRDQRPSVPPPPTTEVTDEELVRMVTDVEMGNWHHTGRVAL; the protein is encoded by the exons ATGGACGCCGCCATTCAGTACTTCTTGGGCCGAGACAAGGAGCGGTCGGCGGAGGCGGCTGCTACACCCCCTCcgcccgccagcagcagcaccagcagcggccccagcaccaccaccagccaggcCGCTGCTTCAACCGTGCTGCCGCCCCGCAAGCCGACCGCTCCCAATTTCTCGGCCCTTGTGCGCGGGCGTCCGATGGGCCCCAGGGAGCTGCAGGCCCAGATCAGGAGACTGATGAGCCCACCAGCACGGCCTGCAGCTCCAG cggTGTCTTCCGTCAGAGACCAGCGCCCCTCGGTTCCGCCGCCCCCCACCACAGAGGTGACGGACGAGGAGCTGGTCCGGATGGTCACTGATGTAGAAATGGGTAACTGGCACCACACCGGACGTGTCGCACTGTAA
- the LOC115546573 gene encoding uncharacterized protein LOC115546573, translating into MEATNSNLGAQPEPEAVEPEESDSAAAAAPPPPSKRKRKHRWTPSRVTICRHKSQLRQDTRVLNEQKGKPQCQPGDPCPTCAQPRTLDTGHALYKSSAYCKSEAGPGGLTAREWLISQQAPEDAGKVPRTTLWNIARRKEVGDSSSPRRKTHKLRICQRCLQPAQKDFGHSRFDGENFCSLYAGKGVDLWLAEKRDRKRRKPKRKQRKQREERRAKGPVSAPGEEHSPGRV; encoded by the exons ATGGAAGCCACTAACAGCAACCTCGGAGCGCAGCCTGAGCCAGAGGCCGTGGAACCAGAAG AGTCCgacagcgctgctgctgctgctcctcctcctccatcaaagAGGAAAAGGAAGCACAGGTGGACGCCAAGCAGGGTTACCATTTGCCGCCACAAATCTCAACTGAGGCAGGACACCAGGGTGTTAAATGAGCAAAAGGGGAAGCCCCAATGCCAGCCGGGGGACCCCTGCCCCACGTGCGCCCAACCCAGGACCCTGGACACTGGGCACGCGCTGTACAAGAGCAGTGCGTACTGCAAGTCAGAGGCGGGCCCTGGGGGCCTCACCGCTCGTGAGTGGCTAATCAGCCAACAGGCCCCGGAGGACGCCGGGAAGGTGCCCAGGACCACCCTCTGGAACATCGCCCGCAGGAAGGAGGTCGGCGACTCCTCTTCCCCTCGACGAAAAACGCACAAGCTGCGGATCTGCCAGCGGTGCCTCCAGCCGGCGCAGAAAGATTTTGGCCACAGCCGGTTCGACGGGGAGAACTTCTGCTCCCTCTACGCCGGCAAAGGCGTAGACCTGTGGCTGGCCGAGAAGAGGGACCGCAAGAGGCGAAAGCCAAAGAG GAAGCAGAGGAAGcagcgggaggagaggagggcgaaGGGCCCGGTGTCAGCCCCTGGAGAGGAACACAGCCCCGGCAGAGTGTGA
- the LOC115546732 gene encoding uncharacterized protein LOC115546732: MWAYHLKCPADGGKLMGAGLYKTVRRVLDRSGWYYMATECLQCPSCGKKVAGWSQDILEQLDVAHREEFPAVLTYKLSCDRVVIAMLKERTLGNGVSRLRASLVEQHSRDWMQHSIAYLSVLRKLRGPGAAQKDDVSLPTFGKVPGLTWFGRVYVLEAVTRLDETKARVTSIFGDILKMDSTKKIAKKLAGAAAGSAAWMTNVGNEYGQVLVSVLTLAEGEGLTNMAVGLMRRYREAGKAPPRVLYVDRDCCAAVGNSATHGMYHEWQELVVRLDVWHLMRCFARGVTIDSHQLYGLFMARLSFAIFEWGGEDVRRLKEAKQSSEGRDAQVTLSAKELARHCRRRTRGVAETERLIQEVLDAFWHVTDTMGVALIDRARMEDIWGTQRRHLDCVQDPEGVELYTKTGEITKGGVRLPVFRCTRGSTSLESFHLHQCRFVPGTTSSDVHYQVYLLEGLARWNEDRGRAAVEGGPRAALRCYSARLQHSFNELASEVNGVQPVDDFTQPREYTGELLGVEYLHSQSGAVLQPDPEPLDGAEEEEEAAADDGFEEEEHPEEEPEEIRLLAHHSALLQEPCGVLQVDATLGSPLSEVEEEMEEEEEEEEDVVGPDGQPGYHHAVALAHGLVELRHHAFVTARQTRGIIALWERLTERDKAPVTFTPRHQDRLAKGRFKTSNRHAHIPGVDSVKCVVVGKGAGAAQYPSLSRVVEAIMLELCRVHSGDAKTIAGARLNRWGAVMRDYKLIQDNVVNCPALMASTRIMLFDVNQRTLSMWQNTREKNKMRDTLSLAVPGPSAPQTAAEPLSAPRTLLQQPQQPDQPLQHRLPADASGLAATIRGPLAPELYELVVKQQSAAAAAAATATATATATAPPDLSPLSAAATAPAIAVAIAGAMPRTTAWRHRVLEEKERRARELGVYLKPPKKVSGFTCKRCGQHKTRENGHSRYKRETFCARADGGTVEQWRSDRLARDREAPPPPPP; the protein is encoded by the exons ATGTGGGCGTACCACCTCAAGTGCCCCGCCGATGGGGGTAAGCTGATGGGCGCTGGCCTATACAAGACCGTGCGGAGGGTCTTGGACAGGAGCGGGTGGTATTACATGGCCACAGAGTGCCTTCAGTGCCCCTCCTGCGGCAAGAAGGTGGCGGGCTGGTCCCAGGAcatcctggagcagctggaCGTTGCTCACCGCGAGGAATTCCCGGCCGTTCTGACCTACAA GTTGTCCTGCGACAGAGTGGTGATAGCGATGCTCAAGGAGCGCACCTTGGGCAACGGCGTCTCTCGCCTCCGTGCCTCCCTGGTGGAGCAGCACTCCAGGGACTGGATGCAGCACTCCATCGCCTACCTGTCGGTGCTCCGCAAGCTGAGGGGACCCGGAGCGGCCCAGAAGGACGACGTGTCCCTGCCGACCTTCGGCAAGGTGCCCGGGCTCACCTGGTTTGGTCGGGTGTACGTGCTGGAGGCCGTGACCAGGCTGgacgagaccaaggccagggTGACGTCGATCTTCGGCGACATCCTAAAGATGGACTCCACCAAGAAG ATCGCCAAAAAGCTCGCGGGCGCCGCCGCCGGGTCTGCCGCCTGGATGACCAACGTTGGCAACGAGTACGGGCAGGTGCTCGTGTCCGTTCTCACCTTGGCCGAGGGGGAGGGACTTACCAACATGGCGGTCGGCCTCATGCGGCGGTACCGCGAAGCCGGGAAGGCCCCTCCGAGGGTCCTGTATGTGGACCGGGACTGCTGTGCCGCCGTGGGCAATTCTGCCACGCACGGCATGTACCACGAGTGGCAAGAGCTGGTGGTGCGGCTGGACGTGTGGCACCTCATGCGGTGCTTCGCGAGGGGCGTCACCATCGACAGCCACCAGCTCTACGGCCTCTTCATGGCCAGGCTGTCCTTCGCCATCTTTGAGTGGGGCGGCGAGGACGTGCGGCGCCTGAAGGAGGCCAAGCAGTCCTCGGAGGGGAGGGACGCCCAGGTCACGCTGTCCGCCAAGGAGCTGGCTCGCCACTGTCGCCGCCGTACGAGGGGTGTGGCGGAGACGGAGCGGCTCATCCAGGAGGTGCTGGACGCCTTCTGGCATGTGACGGACACCATGGGCGTCGCTTTGATTGACCGCGCCCGCATGGAGGACATCTGGGGCACGCAGCGCCGCCACCTCGACTGCGTCCAGGACCCAGAGGGGGTGGAGCTGTACACCAAGACGGGAGAGATCACCAAGGGTGGTGTGAGGCTCCCCGTCTTCCGGTGCACTCGCGGCTCCACCTCCCTCGAGTCCTTCCACCTGCACCAGTGCCGCTTCGTTCCGG GTACCACCTCGAGTGACGTCCACTATCAGGTGTACCTGCTGGAGGGCCTGGCTCGGTGGAACGAGGACCGCGGCAGGGCGGCAGTCGAGGGAGGACCGCGAGCGGCGCTGCGGTGCTACAGCGCCCGGCTGCAGCACAGCTTCAACGAGCTGGCCTCTGAGGTCAACGGGGTCCAGCCGGTCGACGACTTCACCCAGCCCAGAGAGTACACAG gggAACTCTTAGGGGTGGAGTACTTGCACTCCCAGTCGGGCGCTGTGCTGCAGCCGGATCCCGAACCTCTGGatggggcagaggaggaggaagaggccgcCGCCGATGACGgcttcgaggaggaggagcacccagaggaggagccagaggagatCCGTCTCCTGGCACACCACAGCGCCCTGCTCCAGGAGCCCTGCGGTGTGCTCCAGGTCGATGCCACCTTGGGATCGCCCCTttccgaggtggaggaggagatggaggaggaggaggaggaggaggaa GACGTCGTCGGGCCGGACGGTCAGCCCGGGTACCACCACGCGGTGGCCCTGGCCCACGGCCTCGTGGAGCTGCGTCACCACGCCTTCGTCACCGCCCGTCAGACCAGAGGCATCATCGCTCTCTGGGAGAGGCTGACGGAGCGGGACAAGGCGCCGGTGACCTTCACCCCCCGCCACCAGGACCGGCTGGCTAAAGGACGGTTCAAGACCAGCAACCGCCACGCCCACATCCCGGGAGTGGACAGTGTGAAGTG tgtCGTCGTGGGTAAGGGTGCGGGAGCGGCACAGTACCCAAGCCTCAGCAGGGTCGTCGAGGCCATCATGTTGGAGCTGTGCCGCGTCCACAGCGGCGACGCCAAGACCATCGCCGGGGCACGCCTCAACCGCTGGGGTGCCGTCATGAGGGATTACAAATTGATCCAGGACAACGTGGTCAACTGTCCTGCCCTCATGGCGAGCACCCGCATCATGCTGTTTGACGTGAACCAGCGGACCCTGTCCATGTG GCAAAACACCagggaaaaaaataagatgAGGGACACCCTCTCCCTCGCAGTCCCGGGGCCCAGCGCTCCCCAGACTGCAGCGGAGCCCCTGTCGGCCCCACGGACTCTgctgcagcagccccagcagccagACCAGCCCCTCCAGCACCGCCTGCCCGCGGATGCCTCTGGTCTGGCTGCAACAATCAGAGGGCCGCTGGCCCCGGAGCTCTACGAGCTCGTGGTGAAGCAGCAgagtgccgccgccgccgccgccgccaccgccaccgccaccgccaccgccaccgccccccCGGACCTCAGCCCGCTCTCAGCCGCGGCCACCGCTCCAGCCATTGCCGTCGCCATTGCTGGAGCCATGCCCCGCACCACTGCCTGGAGGCACAGggtcctggaggagaaggagcgtcGTGCCCGGGAGCTAGGGGTCTACCTCAAGCCCCCTAAAAAGGTCTCGGGCTTTACATGCAAGCGCTGTGGCCAGCACAAGACCAGGGAGAACGGCCACAGCCGCTACAAGCGGGAGACCTTTTGCGCCCGGGCCGACGGGGGAACGGTGGAGCAGTGGCGCAGTGATCGGCTGGCCAGAGACCGcgaggccccccccccgccgccaccctga